Within Macaca nemestrina isolate mMacNem1 chromosome 12, mMacNem.hap1, whole genome shotgun sequence, the genomic segment GTTCTGACCCCAGGCCTGCCACAGTTGCCTTGGCGTCTCACCCCAGCAAGGCCCTGCCAGCCCGCCTACCAGAGGGCAGGAACCTGGCCTTGCCCACCAGGGAGCCATTGGAACATCTGAGTGGCATGAAACTTATGCCCCCTGAAGGACACAAAATCCGGGGTGGCTTCTGTAATATTGAAGCCCAGTTATCTGTGATAATTCCAGCAGAGTAAAGGGGCAGCGGGGGCAGGGTGGTCTGAGCCAggccccctgccccaccctgccctgctcAGGGTGGGAAGGGCCAGTGGGTTCCCtgcattccccagccaccaccaggcctggagGATGAGCTCAGCAGATATACTTCCAAGGGTGGTCTGGTCAGGGTCTCGAATTCTAATGAAATAACGTACTGTGTGTTGCAGAAAactgccttcctttcttcttaatGTCACAATTATTCCTGTTGACTCTGTTGCAGGCAAAGGTACACTTGACCTTGAGACAAGGTCACACTTGACCCTTTGAGACAGTCCCTTTGTGAGATAATTCAGCATTGCCTTTACTGTGTCAATTCTGATAGAAGCTAAGGCCCTTGCCCTGTGAGAGTTGTGGGGGCAACCCTGGGACTCTGGTCTGCCCAGCCCACCCCAGGGGCACTGTCCTATGTGTTCTGGAAATGCCTCTGGGCTGCTGTGCAAAAGCGCAGTGTGCTTGTGAGTCTGAGGTGGATGACTGTAGGCAGTCACTAGGCAGTAAGTGGCCATGGAGGTGGTGTCTGCTGTGCTTAAAGCTCCCCCTGCACCAGCAAACTCAGGGGGAGCTGCGTGTTTGTCTTGCGGTTACTGGTTAATAACAACTGATTTCCTCCTGTCAGACAGCAGAATCTTTCTATCAGGTTAGTGAACCCTTATGGTTTGGAATCTGTAATCTGAATGTAACCCAGTTTACTTTATAAGGTGTATTCTTAAATTAGTACTCCTTGGGAACATAATTGCCAGACTACCAACTCAGAGTGACTGGTCAATGGAGAACGAGCCATCTTTGCAATGCCAAAATGTCCTCCCACAAGGAGTATGTTAAATTTGGAATACCCTTATCGAATGGAAGTTTTCATTGGAATAAATTATTGTAGTTTGTcctaggaattttttttcatttcaagtaATTTATTTTGCTACCTCTTTGAAAACCCTGCATGCTCCTGACATGAAATCCCTGTGCCGTGCCTCTGTCGGTGCGTGTGTGCGTGTCTCGCTTCCCTTCTCCCTGAGTGCTCCTGTTGACGTGTCTGTGTCTTGAGCTGTTGGACAGTCTGTAAAGTCACACCCAGGCAACACACCCAGAGAACCCTCAGGCCACTGCTGGCTGTTGCAGGACCTCAGCTGCATCCCCACACACTCAACAtccacgttttttttttttttttttttttttttttttttttgagacggagtctcgctctgccgcccaggctggagtacagtggctggatctcagctcactgcaagctccgcctccggggttcacgccattctcctgcctcagcctcccgagtagctgggactacaggcgcccgccacctcgcccggctagttttttttttgtattttttttttagtagagacggggtttcaccgtgttagccaggatggtctcgatctcctgacctcgtgatccacccgtctcggcctcccaaagtgctgggattacaggcttgagccaccacgcccggccccacgTATTTTCATTAGGTCAACTCATACTTTGTGCCAGTATGAGGTTCTATCAGCTGCGATCATGGTGGTCCGCTGGGCTCTCAGCCCCTGCTCTAGAGGGTCTTGACAGGACCACTTCCAGGGCTGCCACTGGGACCCAGAAGGGGCTCACTGAGGCCTGGCTCAGGATCCTACTCCTACCTCAGGCCGGGATCTTTAAAGGAACCTGGGCTCCCTCCCATCAGGGCCAGGCTCTAGAGCCCACATGGCCCCTCCTCTGAGCTGGCATTCCCCAGCCATCTACCTCTCTGAGGGTCCAGAGAGCTCCAGGACACACAGAACCCCAGTGGGGCCCAGTGAAGTCAGGCAATTAAAGGATTCACGTGACCCTCGAAGAAAAGCACCTcctcccagcacacacacagccaacCGTGGGCAGATGGCTTCGCTCAGGGTGGCAGAGGCCTCCCTGTACATCTGGGCAGCCGCGGGGCTCAAGTGCCATCTGGATGGTGGACTGCACACCATCCTTGCCACATAAACACAGCAGTACCTGCACCCCTTTGCTCTCATTTCACATGGACAGGTGACAGCCTTAGGCCCCTGCCCTAAAAACCCTCCCAGGAGCCCTTACCATATCTGAAGGGGCGTGGTGGAAGGACACCTCCTGGTCTAGCCAACCCCGCCCCAAGCACAATGCCAGCACAagcacacgtgcgcacacacacatgcagccCCAAGACAAGCTGCCCACTTGGCCTGCAGACTGACACACAGCTCAGCGTCAGGGGCCCTTCTGCCCTGGCCTCACATAGCTCCCCTGCTGCAGCCTGCGCCTGGAGGCTCCGCAGCAGCAGCGCACTCACAGCATCCCCAGTGCTTTTCTGTTCTTCCCTTTCTTGTCCTTTGGCTCACGATGGGCCATGTGACTAACCACTTGGCATTGTGGCTTGTGCTGTGTTTCATGAACACCCGTTCATCATCTGAACTTGTGAGTTTGTGGAGACGTAGCATATCGCACGTTCCTAGGAACTTAGGCTTTGTTGCTATTGTGACTTAAAGCTAAACCTATCTTCTCTTTGTAGGAATAACAGAGGAAGAGCGGCAGTTTCTGGCTCCTCCAATGCTGAAGTTCACCAGAAGCCTGTCCATGCCGGACACCTCCGAGGACATCCCCCCTCCACCACAGTCTGTGCCCCCGTCCCCACCACCACCTTCCCCCACCGCTTACAACTGCCCCAAGTCCCCAACTCCAAGAGTCTACGGGACAATTAAGCCTGCGTTCAATCAGAATTCTGCCGCCAAGGTGTCCCCCGCCACCAGGTCCGACACTGTGGCCACCATGATGAGGGAGAAGGGGATGTACTTCAGGAGAGAGCTGGATCGCTACTCCCTGGACTCTGAAGACCTCTACAGTCGGAACGCCGGCCCACAGGCCAACTTCCGCAACAAGAGGGGCCAGATGCCCGAAAACCCATACTCAGAGGTGGGGAAGATCGCCAGCAAAGCCGTCTACGTCCCCGCCAAGCCCGCCAGGCGGAAGGGGATGCTGGTGAAGCAGTCCAACGTGGAGGACAGCCCCGAGAAGACGTGCTCCATCCCTATCCCGACCATCATCGTGAAGGAGCCGTCCACCAGCAGCAGCGGCAAGAGCAGCCAGGGCAGCAGCATGGAGATCGACCCCCAGGCCCCGGAGCCACCAGGCCAGCTGCGGCCTGACGAAAGCCTGACCGTCAGCAGCCCCTTCGCCGCCGCCATCGCCGGAGCCGTCCGCGACCGTGAGAAGCGGCTGGAAGCCAGGAGGAACTCCCCGGCCTTCCTCTCCACAGACCTGGGGGACGAGGATGTGGGCCTGGGGCCACCTGCCCCCCGGACGCGGCCCTCCATGTTCCCCGAGGACGGAGTTTTCGCCGACGAGGACAGCGCTGAGCAGCTGTCATCCCCCATGCCGGGTGCCACACCCAGGGAGCCCGAAAACCATTTCGTGGGTGGCGCCGAGGCCAGTGCTCAGGGTGAGGCTGGGAGGCCGCTGAATTCCACGTCCAAAGCCCAGGGGCCTGAGAGCAGCCCAGCAGTACCCCCTACAAGCAGCGGCACAGCTGGCCCCGGGAATTACGTCCACCCACTCACAGGGCGGCTGCTTGATCCCAGCTCCCCGCTGGCCCTGGCACTCTCCGCAAGGGACCGAGCCATGAAGGAGTCTCAGCAGGGACCCAAAGGGGAGGCCCCCAAGGCCGACCTCAACAAACCTCTTTACATTGATACCAAAATGCGGCCCAGCCTAGATGCTGGCTTCCCTACGGTCACCAGGCAGAACACTCGGGGACCCCTGAGGCGGCAGGAGACGGAGAACAAGTACGAGACCGACCTGGGCCGAGACCGGAAGGGCGACGACAAGAAGAACATGCTGATCGACATCATGGACACGTCCCAGCAGAAGTCGGCTGGCCTGCTGATGGTCCACACCGTGGACGCCACTAAGCTGGACAATGCCCTGCAGGAAGAGGACGAGAAGGCAGACGTGGAGATGAAGCCAGACAGCTCGCCGTCCGAGGTGCCAGAAGGTGTTTCCGAAACCGAAGGTGCTTTACAGATCTCCGCTGCCCCCgagcccaccaccgtgcccggcagaaCCATCGTGGCGGTGGGCTCCATGGAAGAGGCGGTGATTTTGCCATTCCGCATCCCTCCTCCCCCTCTGGCATCCGTGGACTTGGACgaggattttatttttacagagcCATTGCCTCCTCCCCTGGAATTTGCAAATAGTTTTGATATCCCCGATGACCGGGCAGCTTCTGTCCCGGCTCTCACAGACTTAGTGAAGCAGAAGAAAAGCGACACCCCTCAGTCCCCTTCGTTGAACTCCAGCCAACCAACCAACTCTGCAGACAGCAAGAAGCCAGCCAGTCTTTCAAACTGTCTGCCTGCCTCATTCCTGCCACCCCCTGAAAGCTTTGACGCCGTCGCCGACTCTGGGATCGAGGAGGTGGACAGCCGGAGTAGCAGCGACCACCACCTCGAGACGACCAGCACTATCTCCACCGTGTCTAGCATCTCCACCCTGTCTTCCGAAGGTGGAGAGAACGTGGACACCTGCACAGTCTATGCAGATGGGCAAGCATTTATGGTTGACAAACCCCCAGTACCTCCTAAGCCAAAAATGAAGCCCATCATTCACAAAAGCAATGCACTTTATCAAGACGCGCTCGTGGAAGAGGATGTAGATAGCTTTGTTATCCCCCCGCCCGCTCCCCCGCCCCCGCCGGGCAGTGCCCAGCCTGGGATGGCCAAGGTTCTCCAGCCAAGGACCTCCAAGTTGTGGGGCGACGTCACAGAGATCAAAAGCCCGATTCTCTCAGGCCCAAAGGCAAATGTTATTAGTGAATTGAACTCTATCCTACAGCAAATGAACCGAGAGAAATCAGCAAAGCCGGGGGAAGGACTGGATTCACCAATGGGAGCCAAGTCCGCCAGCCTCGCTCCAAGGTAAGTCCGCGGTTGGTGCAGGTGCACACCGCTCCGCGTGCACTGTCCCTGCTGACCAGGAAAGGCCCTCGGGTAGCAGCCCCAGCGGACACGAAGAGGGGAATTTGTAAAGCCTGTGTGGGCCACGTCTGTTAATGCAATAACACTTCTTTTTCTCATGCTCCTGGACTCTGGGACAGCCAAGTAATGATCACAGCCATCCTGGTGGGACACAGCACTCCCTCCTAAAGACCTGTAATGAAATGAGGTTGCTGGAAGCCCTCCCCACCGTGGCTTCCAAAGAGAAGCTCCACTCTCTCCTCTGTGCCCTCCAGATCTCTGCCAGGACTACCTAGAAGGCCATTTAGAGCCTCACCAAAGCCCAAACCAAGCTTCGAGTTGGTTGCAGGAGACCAGCTGCCCCAAGAGGGCAGCGAGTGGGTGGGCGGCGGGTGCAGGTGTCTGAATACACGTGTGGGTTCTTCTCCCCACATCACTACCAGGTTTGCGGGCTAGGGAGGCACTGGGTCATGGCTGTACTGGTGAACTCCAAGTGCAGTACATTCTTCCCTGCCAGTCCCCCCGTCCCAGGGGCAGAAGCCTCCAGCTGTGTCCATGTCAGCCCTTCACAGTATCATGCAGGGTTTACATTATTTCCATTGGAACTGAAGGTAGAGTGAGTCAGGAGTCATTTCTAGATGCAACCAGAGGGCTCTATCTGAGGCTGTCTAGAAGGAGCCTATATTTGATCTCTCTtgcactgctacaaagaaatacccgagactgggtaatttataaagaaacaaggtttaattggctcaagtTCTGCAAGCTAtataggaagcatgatgctgacatctgcttggcttctggagaAGCCTCAAGAAACTTTCAGTGATCACGGAACGGGGAGCAAGAGGGAAtcgggggaggtgccacactctttaAACCACCTGATCTCGTGAGAGCTCACTAACTATGTACAGTACCCGGGGGGATGGTGctaccattcatgagaactccccCACCATGATCTGATCACCTCCCAGGAGGCACCTCTTCCAACGCTGGGGATTACAATTTTGCATATGAGATATGAGtgggaacacaaatccaaaccatatcagggctCAGGAGTCTGTGGCTTTTGGGAGCCCCGTTGGCTCCCGTGATGGCTTATGGTTCTTGGTTTTCCTTCCCCGTGGCGTGCACCATTTTGCTGTTCCCCAGGCAGCAGCATCTTCAGTCTCTCCCACTGATACTTGATCTCGGGTTTCATCATTTTGACTAATGAAGCCTCTCTCCACACCCCTGCTGGGCAGGCATTTGATTTAAGCCACTCAGTGCAGTAATCAGTGACATCACATACAGCTGGGGCTCAAGATGTAACCTGAGAGCCCCAATTTTCCCAGTTATTTTTCAGTGTGGATGTAAATAAATGACTCGGATGCCATCTATTACTCTAGAGGAGTATCGATAGACTGACATTGGTAGAGAGAAGCACAGTTACACGGCAGACGTTCAGACAGTGCCTCCAGTCAAGGAGAAAGTCTTTAAGAATTATGTACGTATATACCTACAAGTACACTCAACAGCCTCCAGGAATTTTGAGAAAGGGTGTTGCTTtgccgctcaggctggagtgctgtgatgtgatcacggctcactgcagcctagacctcctgggcttaagaaatCCTCACACCTCAcctcgcctcctgagtagctaggactatagacgcatgccaccacatccagctaatttttttttttttttttttggtagagatggggtctcgccatgtttcccgggctggtctcgaacttctgggctcaagcgaaccAGTGGGCTCAAGCGaaccactcgcctcagcctcccaaagtgctgggattgcagacatgagccactgcactgggccaaaaatctgaaaaactgaCTAGTTTAACCCTTCCCCTTTACATACTAATGTGGCTCTTGCGTCATTACTCTATGTGGAAGCAACAATTAAGAGGCCTTATCTTAGTGTTTCACATTTTTACAAAAGACTTTCACATGGGTGGGTAATTTTTATGACAGCTGGGGCGCAGGTATGAGTCACACCCATTTTTCAGAGGATAAGCGGCTTGTCTGCATCCACAGCCAGCAGGAGATAGAGCTGGGGATAGATAGGGACACAGGCTGGGGTTTCTTGACTTTTACTTCCCCTTGTAAGCAATGTCTGCAGTAAGGAAGGAACTGGAAGGGAATGGCTCTAGGGCTAGAGGAAGGAATGCACTGTTCAGGCCAGCGGAGCATCCTGCACCAAGCTCTGCTCTCCTGAGCACTCCACCTGGTGAGTCCAGGGACCTCGTCCGTAGGGGCCTCTCCCTGAGTGGCAGCTGGACAGCTCGTCCCCTCTACTCGTCTTCAGCCTGGGCCGGCTCCTGGGGTGCCCACAGGGGAGCGGGACTCCACCTTATGTGTCTCTAGGGTTTCTCTGCCCTGCACTGCTCCAGAGGGACCCTGAGTGGGGGGCTGGCTCAAAGCAGACCTCACAGGGCAGAATCCTGCTGGACTCTGAAGGAGAGCAGCTGCATACCACTGCCAACCCACGCTTGGGAGCCAAGAATGGCCGCCTCCCAGCTGTCCTGTTATTTATAGCCCGGCTCTCTTACAGTAAGAACAGGAGCCCACACCTATGACACAAAGCATTCACCAAATGCCAGGCACCGCATTCCACGGCACCCCTGAGCCAGGGCCTGTAATTTTTCCCGCGGCACAAACAAGGAACCCGAGGGCAGGGCGGTGAATCTACTGAGCCAAGGGTACTTCACAGGAAGACGTGGAGCTAGACCCCCAACCCACGGAGCTGGCTCAGGGTttgactcctgaccttgtgggaGCCAGGGACTGCCTTGGAAGGAATGACCAACTGGCAAAGCGAACACCTACAAGGCTGAGACTGCCACGGGCAGGACTGCTCTCAGGCCTCTGACTCCCCTTAGGCCAAGCTCTTTGGTCACCATGAGGCTAATAGCAGGTTTAGTCACTAGGAGGTCACCCTGTGGCTGATAACAGCAGGCTTAGTCACTAGGGGTTCACTGGCACTGCCAAGCTCCCAGAGGCCATGTCTGTTCCTTCCTGCTCCCAGCCAAGGGTTACACTTTACACTCAGGGTTGGACTAGAAATAGGATGGCCTAAAGCCGGAGGACAAAGATGAAGAGCATTCGCTGTAGGCACTAAACTAGGCTCAGTTCTCTCCCTCACCCTTGCTTCTTGGATCTAATAACCTCACCAGGCTGAGCACTTGGGACAAAGCCCCCATGGAGGTGTGCCAGTCACGGGACACACTGATAAGGACAAGTGGGGGGGGTCAGTCAACCACCACCAGGGGTTCCAGAATTGCCAGGGCAACAAAGCTGCCCCCCTTGCCGTGAGGGCTGTCTCCTCTCAGCCACAGACCCAGCTCTGGGCACGTCTCCTTTGCTGGGCATGGCCTTCACTGATGGGCCCTGGGCATTTGATCATCTGAGGATCAGAGGGAGCCTTAAGAACTCTCACATGGGCTCACCTGCCTGGGCAACTCACCACCCCTTTTAAATGCATCTAAAAATTAAGAGCTGTGAATGGCCCTGGGCAAAATGAGGCACGAAATTGGATGAAGGGAATTCCTactgaggaaaaagaaatgagttttTCCAGGGAAAATTGAAAACCAGCCATGCTTTTTTGAAATAATAGATAAGCAGTGGTGTAAAAATCCCATTTCCATAGAAACAAGTTTTGATTGCCCAAGAAAGGGACCGTTTTTAGAGTTGTTCCTCAAATGTTCATTCACGAAATGGGCAGAAACCTCAGCTGAACATGACCCTTTTAAAGTTCGTCTCGTCCTTGgaatcttcctttcttttcacttCTTGCAAGAATCCAGGATGGGATCAAAGGAAGCAGCTAAAGATTAAACGACTAGATCCTCGTTTTCCTTGGGTGTGTGTGATTTAACTTGAGCCATGAATGAGTCTCTGCTGCTcacagttcttccctgaagtCAAGGATGACATGGAATTTGCAGGCGTCTTAATTACAAAGATGCTGACGAAAGGAAGATGATGAAGTAGTTCTCTTTAGTACATAAtgttaagagagaaaaaagtacATCATGTTAGAGGCGTCTCTCAGGGTGATCTGAAAACGCCCTGCCAAGAATGGAGGCGTAAATTCTGAGAAAAGTGTTCCAGGACCACCTGGCCTGATTATTCCAGGAGGTAATCTCATCTTTGATCTCAAACTGGATCAAAGTGAAGGAAACTGGTTTGGGGAAGGAAGAGTGAGTGTGTCTCCGTGAAGAGTCAGTGGTCCCTCCTCCACAGAAAGCCAAGACAACAGCTGCCAGCCCAGAGGCCTGACAGTGCCACACACTGGGGGTCCCAGCACAGGAGCCTGAAGCTCCTCAGGTGCAGGCCTGGGAGACCGACTGGACACTCAGGCTTGGAATCACGGCCCAGCCCCACCGTCTCCTGAGTTCACCAGTCAGGAGTTCACTGGGCCACTTTCTACAAGCCCAGTGCCAGGCTGAGGCTACAGAGTAATGAGGAATACACCAACAAGGATGCCTGGGCCCTCAGAATGGGGCAGCAATGCCGTCACTAATCATTCACTCCACAAAGTTAGGGATTGcctttatgtgccaggcaccatgctgtgCCCAGGATTTATCACTGAACAAGAAAACATTCCAGATGCCCCTCCCTCTGGGGAGCTCAAATTCTCGAGGGGAGAAGTGGACAACAAATAATAAGACAAACCCAAACTGTGACAAATGCCACAGAGGAGCCACAACATGCTACTAGGTTAGTGACACCAGTGCAGAAACGGGCTATGACGCACCAGCAGGTTACAATAACCACATACAGAAGAGAGCCATGGGACACCAGCAGGTTAACCCTGACCACACACAGAAAGGGCTGACTATGATGCCCTAGCAGGTTACAGCGAGCATGTGCAGAAAGGGACTGACACTCTGTAAGGAAATGACATTTGAATgaccagaaatttaaaaaggagcCAGCCTTGCAGAAAACCAGGAGTGGAGCATCCCAGCATGGGACAGAGAATACAAGGCCCTGAGGCCAGAAAGCGCCTTCCGTGCTCATGAAACCATGGCCAGATGAGGAGGGCTGGGCAGGGCCAGGTCACAAGGGGCTTGCAGGCCATGGGCATGAGCTGGGTGGAGTTCCAGATGCCTTCAGAGGGCTTCAGCAAAGCCTTGGCATGACCAGACTTTGTTTCctgaacaaaaaaaaaggccaggcagcTGTGTGATCAGGTGAATCCATTGGTGGCACAGGGAGGCTGCTGTGGGAGTGTAGGGCCTGCACACTGGAGACAAACAGGTAGACTCAAGGGATAAGTGCCTCAGGAACCCAGGAAAACACAGCAGCTTGCCTGACTTATATGCTTTGACCCAAAACAAACTTGCTATGACCCAGGAGCTCCAGGTGTCCTTTGCCCTCCAGCTTTATTGAGAGAGAATTGACACATACCAGGCGCCGACTGTAAAGCCAGATACATCTGATGTTCTTTACCATCACTTCCATGGCAGAGGTCAGCTTCACATTCACTCTGTGTATGTGGGGGCAACAGAGCAGTGAGTGTGTGCTTGTGGGGGTCCCCCATGGCTTCTGTTAGGGGGCATGGCCTATAAGAGTTCCCCAGAATCCCCTCTAGGTCACCAGCCCTTTGCAGTGGGGGAGGTCCAGAAGGGATCTCGAGATTGGCCTTCGCTTCCCCATGGGATGGATGGGCTTGAGGAAGATTTGTCCTGTGAAACTCCAGGTCCCAGAGGCCTCTGAGTCGTCAGGCTACCTGGACGTGAGCTCAGGCGAGTTTTCCTCCCGAGGCCCCTGTGCCCGCTGCCTCACGTACCTGCCTCCCCTTGCCAAGGCCTCCAGTCCCTCCTGGGATCTCTGCAGTATTATCCTGACAGCCTCTTGATTTTCAGATAATTTTAGGCTGTTAAAAAATTATCTCTGCCCAGCTGGTCCCAGAGCACAGACTGCTCCAAAACTGACTTGGTACTAGAAGCTGCCTCACGGGTTTTCAGCACCTCGGCCCCAGCAGGGTGGTGTGAGGGTTTCCAGGCCCTGATAGAAACGTGAATGTGATGTCAGTGAATGCAACTGTGGATGGCTGGGGGCACTAGTAAGGTTGTGCATCCACCGGGGCTGGTACTTGTGGGAGTTGGGCAAGGATGAATGGGAGTGCCTCGTCCTTGCCCGTCAACAGGTGGATCTCAAGTCAGAGTCTTCCTCCCCATTTTGGACATGAGGCCTCTTTGGCAAAAGCATATCACAGGGTGAATCTCTCTTCCCAAGAGCTGGGCAGCTTCTTGATCCTAGCTGTGAACCTCCAGGCACGAAAACCTGGATTCCTGCTGGAACTGCTGCAGAGCCTCAGGCTGCCTGCCCTGCTCCCAGGTCTGGCTCTGTAACTCGGCAAAGTCCCTTAACTTTCTGATCTGAGAAAAGGATATATTATCCATCAACACTTAagtcaacaattatttattcCACCCCTGTTCTGGGCCAGCCTCGAGGACTAAAACTAGACCACCAGGACCCCCTCATGGCACTCAGAGCTGGGGGTGAGGCGGAGGCCTGGCAGCTGCTGAGACACACAACATAAAGCATGGcacatgccgggcgcggtggctcaagcctgtaatcccagcactttgggaggccgaggcgggcggatcacaaggtcaggagatcgagacgacggtgaaaccccgtctctactaaaaatacaaaaaattagccgggcgcggtggcgggcgcctgtagtcccagctactcaggaggctgaggcaggagaatggcgggaacccgggaggcggagcttgcagtgagccgagatcgcgccactgcactccagcctgggcaacagcgtgagactccgtctcaaaaaaaaaaaaaaaaaaaaaaaaaaaaaaaaaaagcatggcacAGGTGAGAGTGTGGGCTCCAGTCCCCACATCCAGGCCTCGGGCAAGCTAGGTAAGGACTTGGTGCCTCCAGTTCTATCTTTTCAATGCCCTGCTCATCAGGAGGCTATAAAGATGGAATAAAtaagaaagcagtttggaaataagTGCTATTTTCATGCAAGATGGAGGCTCATCACTAAAATGCAGAGGCGTGCAGTGTGCTGGAGAGAACATATGTTGACAGGCTCCAAGTCCAGCCCCAGTGCTGGCCGGGCCCAGCAGGCCCTTGACAGGCGGCTCATGGGAGGGAAGAACCAGCATACCTAAGCAGTGTCACTGACCAGCCCCTGGTCCATGTTCAGCTACAGTTAAAGAACAAATTACTCTAGCTATGCCAgaggctgatgcgggaggatcagttgaggaggttgaggctgcagtgagctatgattgctgcatgaccttgtctaaaaaaaaaaaaaaaaagccaaattgaATTTGTAAACAGTGAAAAGCCACTTGCTTCTTTACTTACTGCACCCCAATTAACTTGTACTGATGAAATAACAGCACCTCTTTGAGTGTctcaattaccttttttttttttttaattatcacatttctacatggatTTGATTTAAAAGGCAGGGTAGACAGTGGTGACCTGGTGGGGAGTtgggtgtgagtgtgtatatgtgtctgtgttcTAAATCAGGGCAGCAGATTCCTGTGTGTTCCGACTGGGAACCCAGTGGTTGCTTA encodes:
- the LOC105469739 gene encoding SH3 and multiple ankyrin repeat domains protein 2 isoform X6 — protein: MKSLLNAFTKKEVPFREAPAYSNRRRRPPNTLAAPRVLLRSNSDNNLNASAPEWAVCSTATSHRSLSPQLLQQMPSKPEGAAKTIGSYVPGPRSRSPSLNRLGGTGEDGKRPQPLWHVGSPFAAGANKDSLSAFEYPGPKRKLYSAVPGRLFVAVKPYQPQVDGEIPLHRGDRVKVLSIGEGGFWEGSARGHIGWFPAECVEEVQCKPRDSQAETRADRSKKLFRHYTVGSYDSFDTSSDCIIEEKTVVLQKKDNEGFGFVLRGAKADTPIEEFTPTPAFPALQYLESVDEGGVAWQAGLRTGDFLIEVNNENVVKVGHRQVVNMIRQGGNHLVLKVVTVTRNLDPDDTARKKAPPPPKRAPTTALTLRSKSMTSELEELVDKASVRKKKDKPEEIVPASKPSRAAENMAVEPRVATIKQRPSSRCFPASSDMNSVYERQGIAVMTPTVPGSPKAPFLGIPRGTMRRQKSIDSRIFLSGITEEERQFLAPPMLKFTRSLSMPDTSEDIPPPPQSVPPSPPPPSPTAYNCPKSPTPRVYGTIKPAFNQNSAAKVSPATRSDTVATMMREKGMYFRRELDRYSLDSEDLYSRNAGPQANFRNKRGQMPENPYSEVGKIASKAVYVPAKPARRKGMLVKQSNVEDSPEKTCSIPIPTIIVKEPSTSSSGKSSQGSSMEIDPQAPEPPGQLRPDESLTVSSPFAAAIAGAVRDREKRLEARRNSPAFLSTDLGDEDVGLGPPAPRTRPSMFPEDGVFADEDSAEQLSSPMPGATPREPENHFVGGAEASAQGEAGRPLNSTSKAQGPESSPAVPPTSSGTAGPGNYVHPLTGRLLDPSSPLALALSARDRAMKESQQGPKGEAPKADLNKPLYIDTKMRPSLDAGFPTVTRQNTRGPLRRQETENKYETDLGRDRKGDDKKNMLIDIMDTSQQKSAGLLMVHTVDATKLDNALQEEDEKADVEMKPDSSPSEVPEGVSETEGALQISAAPEPTTVPGRTIVAVGSMEEAVILPFRIPPPPLASVDLDEDFIFTEPLPPPLEFANSFDIPDDRAASVPALTDLVKQKKSDTPQSPSLNSSQPTNSADSKKPASLSNCLPASFLPPPESFDAVADSGIEEVDSRSSSDHHLETTSTISTVSSISTLSSEGGENVDTCTVYADGQAFMVDKPPVPPKPKMKPIIHKSNALYQDALVEEDVDSFVIPPPAPPPPPGSAQPGMAKVLQPRTSKLWGDVTEIKSPILSGPKANVISELNSILQQMNREKSAKPGEGLDSPMGAKSASLAPRSPEIMSTISGTRSTTVTFTVRPGTSQPITLQSRPPDYESRTSGTRRAPSPVVSPTEMNKETLPTPLSAAAASPSPTLSDVFSLPSQPPSGDLFGLNPAGRSRSPSPSILQQPISNKPFTTKPVHLWTKPDVADWLESLNLGEHKEAFMDNEIDGSHLPNLQKEDLIDLGVTRVGHRMNIERALKQLLDR
- the LOC105469739 gene encoding SH3 and multiple ankyrin repeat domains protein 2 isoform X5, whose translation is MNAPEGQRPVPWSSSPHQVAHLGSQQVAIIAGNFELAEYIKNHKETDIVPFREAPAYSNRRRRPPNTLAAPRVLLRSNSDNNLNASAPEWAVCSTATSHRSLSPQLLQQMPSKPEGAAKTIGSYVPGPRSRSPSLNRLGGTGEDGKRPQPLWHVGSPFAAGANKDSLSAFEYPGPKRKLYSAVPGRLFVAVKPYQPQVDGEIPLHRGDRVKVLSIGEGGFWEGSARGHIGWFPAECVEEVQCKPRDSQAETRADRSKKLFRHYTVGSYDSFDTSSDCIIEEKTVVLQKKDNEGFGFVLRGAKADTPIEEFTPTPAFPALQYLESVDEGGVAWQAGLRTGDFLIEVNNENVVKVGHRQVVNMIRQGGNHLVLKVVTVTRNLDPDDTARKKAPPPPKRAPTTALTLRSKSMTSELEELGLSLVDKASVRKKKDKPEEIVPASKPSRAAENMAVEPRVATIKQRPSSRCFPASSDMNSVYERQGIAVMTPTVPGSPKAPFLGIPRGTMRRQKSIDSRIFLSGITEEERQFLAPPMLKFTRSLSMPDTSEDIPPPPQSVPPSPPPPSPTAYNCPKSPTPRVYGTIKPAFNQNSAAKVSPATRSDTVATMMREKGMYFRRELDRYSLDSEDLYSRNAGPQANFRNKRGQMPENPYSEVGKIASKAVYVPAKPARRKGMLVKQSNVEDSPEKTCSIPIPTIIVKEPSTSSSGKSSQGSSMEIDPQAPEPPGQLRPDESLTVSSPFAAAIAGAVRDREKRLEARRNSPAFLSTDLGDEDVGLGPPAPRTRPSMFPEDGVFADEDSAEQLSSPMPGATPREPENHFVGGAEASAQGEAGRPLNSTSKAQGPESSPAVPPTSSGTAGPGNYVHPLTGRLLDPSSPLALALSARDRAMKESQQGPKGEAPKADLNKPLYIDTKMRPSLDAGFPTVTRQNTRGPLRRQETENKYETDLGRDRKGDDKKNMLIDIMDTSQQKSAGLLMVHTVDATKLDNALQEEDEKADVEMKPDSSPSEVPEGVSETEGALQISAAPEPTTVPGRTIVAVGSMEEAVILPFRIPPPPLASVDLDEDFIFTEPLPPPLEFANSFDIPDDRAASVPALTDLVKQKKSDTPQSPSLNSSQPTNSADSKKPASLSNCLPASFLPPPESFDAVADSGIEEVDSRSSSDHHLETTSTISTVSSISTLSSEGGENVDTCTVYADGQAFMVDKPPVPPKPKMKPIIHKSNALYQDALVEEDVDSFVIPPPAPPPPPGSAQPGMAKVLQPRTSKLWGDVTEIKSPILSGPKANVISELNSILQQMNREKSAKPGEGLDSPMGAKSASLAPRSPEIMSTISGTRSTTVTFTVRPGTSQPITLQSRPPDYESRTSGTRRAPSPVVSPTEMNKETLPTPLSAAAASPSPTLSDVFSLPSQPPSGDLFGLNPAGRSRSPSPSILQQPISNKPFTTKPVHLWTKPDVADWLESLNLGEHKEAFMDNEIDGSHLPNLQKEDLIDLGVTRVGHRMNIERALKQLLDR